The Oculatellaceae cyanobacterium genome contains a region encoding:
- a CDS encoding GAF domain-containing protein yields MLTSKVISEVEDSLSVIKLEDGNKEEKSRKNKILPRKIQKLAEFSQDSPFISQFKRHSHLLMALIEPDTLQLHYANDYFCRLIGIEPTFSGDVSSMEIKLFSLFLDLDQASREQLYRRHLLHLVFRDIYQIDLYYQRLLDEPVMASLSSPIYSEPRLIQFWLRCDQLQVSRVDPQLDEFADLNLGQMSLAETAKLINSIQIEELEQRLRLENYRIDGLIFLEGIDVTIQETIRRIEQRLIDRESIFRAEKFQELSQQMRSLFRANNSLILRAEGEQAQLSISGESHTLRPILSSMQSLQGSHFLRAAKANRVWNVSDLALDCQTDYERDLLERGIRSLLLIPIIARTTASGKFSRQLMGLLGLTSDRPHNFDQLDCKHAENLIPALTAALRQANHGRFTHIHSSVEWRFLEEAERRSWGLAAEQIIFKDVYPLYGISDIRGSSDERNRAIQEDLLEQFRLAIAVLDAVCKHQQNALTEQLRIDLLAYTEKLQENVTVDAEVTAINYLRNHLENYFDYFSQCNDHASAAVEAYRNACANENQCVYTARDRFDQLINQIRSDLRANWERHQVKMQQIIPHYCDLECTDGIDHMIYVGASIEHTFSPFHLHSLRYEQLRAVCESARTAFSFKELYKTELQLTHLILVQDTPVDIFHDEKTEKLFDVRGTSDTRYEIVKKRLDKGVDAETQTRITQPGMLTIVYSTEDEWEEYQQYVRYLVRDGLIDCQIEFGNVAPLQGVTGLKFARVRVLQ; encoded by the coding sequence ATGCTGACATCCAAAGTCATTTCTGAAGTAGAAGATAGTCTAAGTGTAATTAAGCTAGAAGATGGTAATAAAGAGGAAAAAAGCCGTAAAAATAAAATTTTACCTCGAAAAATTCAAAAATTAGCCGAATTTTCTCAAGATTCACCATTTATTAGTCAATTTAAGCGGCATAGCCATTTGTTAATGGCATTAATTGAACCTGATACGTTGCAACTGCATTATGCTAATGATTACTTTTGCCGACTGATTGGAATCGAGCCGACATTTAGTGGCGATGTCAGCAGTATGGAAATAAAGCTATTTAGTTTATTTCTAGACTTAGATCAAGCTTCTAGAGAACAACTCTACCGACGACATCTGCTACATTTAGTATTCAGAGATATTTATCAGATTGATCTATATTACCAGCGTCTTTTAGATGAGCCAGTAATGGCTTCTTTAAGCAGTCCTATTTATTCGGAACCACGTTTGATCCAGTTTTGGCTACGCTGCGATCAGTTGCAAGTTTCCCGCGTTGATCCTCAGCTAGATGAATTTGCAGATCTTAATTTAGGGCAAATGTCGCTAGCAGAAACCGCAAAGCTTATAAATTCAATACAAATAGAGGAATTAGAGCAGCGACTACGCCTGGAAAACTATCGTATTGACGGGTTAATTTTTCTAGAAGGAATAGACGTAACAATTCAGGAAACAATCAGACGGATTGAGCAACGACTGATTGACAGGGAATCAATTTTTCGAGCAGAAAAGTTTCAAGAATTGAGTCAGCAGATGCGATCGCTATTTCGTGCCAATAATAGCTTAATACTCAGGGCGGAAGGCGAACAAGCTCAACTATCAATTAGCGGTGAAAGTCACACTTTAAGACCAATCTTATCTTCAATGCAGTCCCTACAAGGATCGCATTTTCTCCGCGCGGCTAAAGCTAATCGTGTCTGGAATGTTTCAGATTTAGCGCTAGATTGTCAAACGGATTATGAGCGTGATTTGCTGGAACGAGGTATTCGCTCTTTATTACTCATCCCAATTATTGCCAGAACAACGGCTTCGGGCAAGTTTTCGCGGCAGTTAATGGGATTGCTAGGGTTAACAAGCGATCGCCCCCACAATTTTGACCAACTCGACTGCAAACACGCGGAAAATTTAATTCCAGCTTTAACCGCAGCTTTGCGCCAAGCTAATCACGGACGGTTTACTCATATTCATTCGTCCGTTGAGTGGCGTTTTCTGGAAGAAGCTGAACGCCGTAGTTGGGGATTAGCGGCAGAACAAATTATTTTTAAAGATGTTTATCCTTTGTATGGTATATCAGATATTCGTGGTTCCTCAGATGAGCGTAACCGAGCTATTCAGGAAGATTTATTAGAACAATTTAGGTTAGCGATCGCAGTTTTAGATGCTGTTTGTAAACACCAGCAAAATGCCCTGACTGAACAGCTGCGAATTGATTTGCTGGCGTACACTGAAAAATTGCAAGAAAACGTCACAGTAGATGCAGAAGTTACAGCTATTAACTATCTCAGAAACCATTTGGAAAATTACTTTGACTACTTCAGTCAATGCAATGATCATGCTTCTGCTGCTGTTGAAGCCTACCGTAATGCTTGTGCTAATGAAAACCAATGTGTTTATACAGCACGCGATCGCTTTGACCAGTTAATTAATCAAATTAGATCAGATCTCCGTGCTAATTGGGAACGTCATCAAGTTAAAATGCAGCAGATCATTCCTCACTATTGCGATCTTGAATGTACAGATGGCATTGATCACATGATTTATGTAGGCGCATCTATTGAACACACCTTCTCTCCTTTCCATCTGCATAGCCTACGCTATGAACAACTACGTGCAGTATGCGAATCTGCGAGGACAGCTTTTAGCTTTAAAGAACTATACAAAACCGAATTGCAGCTTACTCATCTGATTTTGGTTCAAGATACACCAGTAGACATTTTTCACGATGAAAAAACTGAAAAACTTTTTGATGTTCGTGGTACTTCTGACACACGCTACGAAATAGTCAAAAAACGCTTAGATAAAGGTGTTGATGCTGAAACACAAACGCGCATCACTCAGCCAGGGATGTTAACTATAGTTTATTCAACTGAGGACGAGTGGGAAGAGTATCAGCAATACGTCCGCTATTTGGTTCGAGATGGCTTAATTGATTGTCAAATTGAATTTGGTAATGTTGCACCTTTACAAGGCGTAACTGGTCTGAAGTTTGCCCGTGTGCGTGTTTTACAATGA
- a CDS encoding fatty acid desaturase, with protein sequence MTISPIKEKALSPTSSQIASTLRLKDVVKTLPREVFQKDTRKAWTQALFNVLVVGLCYWGLAIAPWFLLPPLWILTGTAITGFFVIAHDCGHRSFANRRWVNDLVGHLFLLPLIYPFHGWRILHNFHHKHTNQLDIDNAWQPYRPEEYESSNTPIKFVYSKLRGRFWWLSSIIHWAGLHFNWTSFEGKERQQVKFSALVVIAFASIAFPTLIATTGIWGFVKFWLFPWLGYHFWMSTFTIVHHTAPDIPFTPVENWDEAIAQLSGTVHCDYPRWIEFLCHDINVHVPHHISTAIPSYNLRLAHNSLKENWGNYLYETRFSWELMKQITDKCHLYSPEDCYQSFKQFELARQSTVSNN encoded by the coding sequence ATGACTATATCGCCAATTAAAGAAAAAGCCCTCAGCCCAACATCTTCTCAAATAGCTTCAACGCTTCGTTTAAAAGATGTTGTGAAGACTTTGCCACGTGAGGTTTTTCAAAAAGATACTCGCAAAGCTTGGACACAAGCTTTGTTCAATGTCTTAGTTGTAGGCTTGTGCTACTGGGGTTTGGCGATCGCTCCCTGGTTTTTATTACCGCCATTATGGATATTAACTGGTACAGCTATTACTGGTTTTTTTGTAATTGCTCACGATTGTGGTCATCGTTCCTTTGCTAACCGTCGCTGGGTAAATGATCTAGTCGGTCATTTGTTTCTGCTGCCACTAATTTATCCCTTCCACGGTTGGCGGATATTGCACAACTTCCACCATAAGCACACCAACCAACTTGATATAGACAACGCTTGGCAACCTTATAGACCAGAGGAGTACGAAAGTTCAAATACTCCGATTAAATTTGTTTATAGCAAATTACGGGGTCGGTTTTGGTGGCTATCTTCGATTATCCACTGGGCAGGGCTGCACTTTAATTGGACGAGCTTTGAAGGTAAAGAAAGGCAACAAGTAAAGTTTTCAGCACTTGTAGTAATCGCTTTTGCCAGCATAGCTTTTCCTACTCTAATTGCTACTACTGGTATCTGGGGATTTGTCAAATTTTGGCTATTTCCTTGGTTGGGATACCATTTCTGGATGAGTACCTTTACCATCGTTCACCACACCGCGCCAGATATTCCCTTTACTCCGGTTGAAAATTGGGATGAGGCGATCGCTCAACTATCGGGAACTGTACACTGTGATTATCCTCGTTGGATAGAATTTCTTTGTCACGACATCAATGTTCACGTTCCTCATCACATCTCTACAGCAATTCCCTCTTATAACCTCCGCCTAGCTCATAACAGTCTCAAAGAAAACTGGGGAAATTATCTTTACGAAACCCGTTTCTCTTGGGAGCTGATGAAGCAAATTACAGATAAATGTCATTTGTATAGTCCAGAAGATTGCTATCAGTCTTTTAAGCAATTTGAACTAGCACGTCAATCAACAGTAAGTAACAACTAA
- a CDS encoding isoprenylcysteine carboxylmethyltransferase family protein: MKLLTNWGFTREGWRNNQRGEYWVLAQMLLILGFVLLPVYRIPTWEINLSESVYIRLGSTAIFALATIVFFAKGLLDLGGQLTPLPYPKEDGELVKSGIYSLVRHPIYSGVILAAISWAIFQMSFSHLFAAGILFVFFDIKASREEAWLSQKYPDYSEYREKVKKLIPGLY; the protein is encoded by the coding sequence ATGAAACTCTTGACCAATTGGGGCTTTACTCGTGAAGGCTGGCGTAATAATCAACGGGGCGAATACTGGGTACTAGCCCAAATGCTGTTAATTTTAGGCTTTGTGTTATTGCCTGTTTACCGCATTCCTACTTGGGAAATTAATTTATCTGAGTCGGTATATATTCGCCTGGGTAGTACCGCAATTTTCGCTTTAGCCACTATAGTATTTTTTGCTAAAGGATTGCTCGATTTAGGAGGGCAACTGACTCCCTTACCTTATCCTAAAGAAGACGGTGAGCTAGTTAAATCTGGCATTTATAGCTTAGTACGCCATCCCATTTATAGCGGTGTAATCCTAGCAGCCATTAGTTGGGCAATCTTTCAGATGAGTTTCTCTCACCTCTTCGCAGCAGGTATTTTATTTGTCTTTTTTGATATTAAGGCTAGCCGTGAGGAAGCTTGGTTGAGCCAGAAATATCCAGATTATTCAGAATATCGAGAAAAAGTGAAAAAGCTGATCCCAGGGCTGTACTGA
- a CDS encoding aldo/keto reductase — translation MNLSNTIPTTTLGTNGPTVKSLCIGTWAWGDKIFWNYGNNYGESQVRAAFDAALESGLDFFDTAEIYGTGLSEELIGKFMQETGHQVEIATKYGPLPWRFNAQSVSEALTASLKRLRAERVTLYQVHWPFTFLMSQETLMNALADEVQRGRIATVGVSNYSAAQMREAHQILAARGVPLAVNQTRYSLLTRQIETNGILDTARQLGITLLAYSPLAQGLLTGKYTVEQYQEPTGARRFDPRFSRSGLEKISLLISLLRQLGEKYNRTPAQVALNWLIAQGNVIPIPGAKTAEQVRQNAGAVGWQLSNEDVTQLAQLSQNFRV, via the coding sequence ATGAATTTAAGCAATACAATCCCGACAACTACTCTCGGAACCAATGGCCCAACCGTCAAATCCCTTTGCATTGGGACTTGGGCTTGGGGCGACAAAATATTTTGGAACTATGGCAATAATTATGGCGAATCCCAAGTACGAGCAGCTTTTGATGCAGCTTTAGAATCTGGTCTAGACTTCTTTGATACTGCTGAAATTTATGGAACAGGACTATCAGAAGAACTTATAGGAAAGTTCATGCAGGAAACTGGGCATCAGGTGGAAATCGCTACTAAATATGGCCCCTTGCCCTGGCGATTCAATGCTCAGTCTGTTTCTGAGGCTTTAACTGCAAGTCTCAAACGTCTGCGGGCGGAACGAGTTACTTTGTACCAGGTGCATTGGCCATTTACCTTTCTAATGAGCCAAGAAACGTTGATGAATGCTTTAGCCGATGAGGTGCAGCGTGGCAGAATTGCCACTGTTGGTGTCAGCAACTACTCAGCCGCCCAGATGCGTGAAGCTCATCAGATTTTAGCTGCTAGAGGAGTACCCTTGGCTGTAAATCAAACGCGCTACTCTTTACTAACTAGACAAATAGAAACCAACGGAATTTTAGACACGGCGCGTCAATTAGGCATAACTCTCCTAGCTTACAGTCCTTTAGCTCAAGGGTTACTAACTGGTAAGTATACTGTTGAGCAATATCAAGAGCCAACGGGTGCGCGGAGGTTTGATCCTCGTTTTAGCCGTAGTGGTTTGGAAAAAATTTCTTTATTAATATCTTTGTTGCGTCAGCTTGGAGAAAAATACAACCGCACTCCTGCTCAAGTCGCTCTCAATTGGTTAATTGCTCAAGGTAACGTAATTCCGATTCCAGGTGCTAAAACAGCCGAGCAAGTACGACAAAATGCTGGGGCTGTCGGTTGGCAACTTAGTAACGAGGATGTTACTCAACTTGCTCAACTTAGCCAGAATTTTAGGGTTTAA
- a CDS encoding BCD family MFS transporter, protein MAIDDFSDSQPVSSPKRKPSPINLLTMFRLGLFQMGLGIMSILTLGILNRVMIGELGIPATVAAGALAMHQFVAPARIWFGQRSDAKPIFGYHRTGYVWIGATLFTIASFLAVQVMWQLGNLVRSTGGWTWTTETYGWTALMALIFALYGIALSASSTPFTALLVDVSEEENRSKLVGIVWSMLMVGIVAGAIIGSVLLKQVATDAPIEALQASINRLFVMVPATVLGLTFLATVGVEKKYSLYTSRSTLIEREDSITLGRALRVLTANRQTGIFFTFLLVMTISLFMQEAVLEPYGAEVFRMPISETTKLNAFWGMGVLVALSTTGFLIVPRLGKQKTTKLGCLLVAASFIIIILSGFTQNQKLFQGVLFLFGLASGVTTTGAISLMLDLTAAETAGTFIGAWGLSQAMARALATITGGAVLDIGKSLFSNLVFAYGLVFALQAVGMLLAIWLLRRVNVKEFQSNARNAIATVLESELD, encoded by the coding sequence ATGGCAATAGATGATTTTTCAGATTCCCAACCAGTTTCATCACCAAAAAGAAAGCCTAGCCCCATTAACTTATTAACTATGTTCCGGCTAGGCTTATTTCAGATGGGGCTAGGGATTATGTCAATCCTCACACTAGGTATTCTCAACCGAGTGATGATTGGTGAACTAGGTATTCCAGCAACTGTAGCTGCTGGTGCGTTAGCAATGCACCAATTTGTGGCACCAGCACGAATTTGGTTTGGGCAAAGATCTGATGCTAAACCAATCTTTGGTTATCATCGCACTGGCTATGTTTGGATAGGTGCGACTTTATTTACGATCGCATCTTTCTTAGCAGTACAAGTTATGTGGCAGTTGGGCAACCTTGTACGCTCTACAGGCGGTTGGACTTGGACAACCGAAACATACGGTTGGACTGCACTGATGGCTTTGATTTTTGCCTTATATGGTATAGCGTTAAGTGCCAGTTCTACCCCATTTACAGCTTTGTTAGTAGATGTTTCTGAAGAAGAAAATCGTTCCAAACTTGTAGGCATTGTCTGGTCAATGTTAATGGTGGGAATTGTTGCGGGAGCAATTATTGGTAGCGTTTTATTAAAACAGGTAGCAACAGACGCTCCAATTGAAGCATTACAAGCATCAATTAATCGTCTCTTTGTAATGGTTCCTGCTACTGTTTTGGGATTAACATTCTTAGCAACAGTTGGTGTAGAGAAAAAATATTCTTTATATACTTCTCGTTCTACTTTAATAGAGCGAGAAGATAGCATTACTCTGGGCAGAGCTTTACGAGTATTAACAGCTAACCGCCAAACAGGAATATTTTTTACTTTTCTCCTGGTAATGACTATTAGCTTATTTATGCAGGAGGCGGTTCTAGAACCTTATGGTGCTGAAGTGTTTAGGATGCCAATCTCAGAAACTACTAAACTAAATGCTTTCTGGGGAATGGGAGTACTTGTTGCTTTAAGTACAACTGGATTTTTAATTGTGCCGCGTTTAGGAAAACAAAAAACCACTAAATTAGGTTGTTTATTAGTAGCAGCTAGTTTTATAATTATTATCCTGTCAGGATTTACTCAAAATCAGAAGCTATTTCAAGGTGTGTTATTTTTGTTTGGTTTAGCTTCTGGTGTCACCACAACAGGCGCGATTAGCTTGATGTTAGATCTTACTGCTGCTGAAACGGCAGGCACTTTTATTGGTGCGTGGGGGCTGTCTCAAGCAATGGCAAGAGCGTTGGCAACTATTACAGGTGGCGCAGTTTTAGATATAGGTAAAAGCTTGTTTAGTAATCTGGTATTTGCTTATGGATTAGTATTTGCGCTGCAAGCAGTAGGAATGCTACTTGCTATTTGGCTTCTCAGACGAGTGAATGTTAAGGAATTTCAAAGTAATGCCCGAAATGCGATCGCTACTGTATTAGAAAGTGAATTAGATTAA
- a CDS encoding inositol monophosphatase family protein: MEDFWTKVLTFAEDTTTKVGIRLLEYAGQVQATRKADGSLVTEADNWADQEIRSAIAENFPDHGILSEEAEHTFKGTEWCWIIDPLDGTTNFTRGIPLWGISIALLYQGTPVFGYVHFPPVNQTFHGYWRGSSELDVPTGAFLNNQPIQSSDDSPTNNHFFSLCARSTSVMKQGFPCKIRMLGVATYNFLAVASGATLGGVEATPKVWDLSAVWVILQAAGAVWVSLLSKPTFPLEAGKDYGSYALPTLVVSRPELVPVFEPLMEPMIRR; the protein is encoded by the coding sequence ATGGAAGATTTTTGGACTAAGGTTTTAACTTTCGCTGAAGATACAACTACTAAAGTTGGCATCAGGCTATTAGAATATGCTGGACAAGTGCAAGCTACTAGGAAAGCTGATGGTAGTTTGGTGACAGAAGCGGATAACTGGGCGGATCAAGAAATTCGATCTGCGATCGCTGAAAATTTCCCAGATCACGGTATCCTCAGCGAAGAAGCTGAACACACTTTTAAAGGAACTGAGTGGTGCTGGATCATTGATCCACTAGATGGTACTACCAACTTTACAAGGGGAATTCCTCTGTGGGGCATTTCTATCGCCTTGCTATATCAAGGTACACCTGTATTTGGTTATGTACATTTTCCCCCAGTTAACCAAACCTTTCATGGTTATTGGCGCGGTTCATCTGAACTTGATGTTCCTACTGGCGCATTTTTAAATAATCAGCCTATCCAAAGTAGTGATGATTCTCCTACGAATAATCACTTTTTCAGCTTGTGCGCCCGTAGTACATCTGTAATGAAACAAGGGTTTCCTTGCAAAATTAGAATGCTTGGTGTAGCTACTTATAACTTCCTAGCAGTTGCTTCTGGTGCAACTCTCGGAGGAGTTGAAGCTACGCCGAAAGTTTGGGATTTATCTGCTGTTTGGGTAATTTTGCAGGCTGCTGGTGCTGTTTGGGTGTCATTATTATCAAAGCCTACTTTTCCCCTAGAAGCTGGTAAAGATTATGGCAGTTACGCCTTGCCAACTTTAGTTGTTAGTCGTCCTGAATTAGTACCAGTATTTGAACCATTAATGGAACCTATGATTCGTCGCTGA
- a CDS encoding ChaN family lipoprotein, producing MNKLSIFKLCACCLGVLLLYTPASVGENALNLPAQQQLNKADILHKLAQADVVYLGETHDNPKDHETQLEIIEKLYSFTKQGIRKSSNSKIAIALEMFQRPYQSVINQYLAGKITAEQLVEQSEYQQRWGFPWEYYAPILEFAKKHQIPVLALNTPSEVTRKVSRQGLDSLNQEDGKYIPPISEIRTDNQEYRQLFEKLAGGHHQHLSGNSQKLDNFFTAQVLWDETMADAIANFVKVNPDHQVIVLAGSGHIIYGYGIPSRVARRLKNGDTNKPQLIQRSLLLHPPEDYELEINHQPLADFIWK from the coding sequence ATGAACAAGCTATCTATTTTTAAATTATGTGCTTGCTGTTTAGGTGTTTTATTATTGTATACGCCAGCTAGCGTAGGTGAAAATGCCTTAAATTTGCCTGCACAACAGCAGTTAAATAAAGCAGATATTCTGCATAAACTAGCGCAAGCAGATGTAGTATATTTAGGGGAAACTCACGACAACCCTAAAGATCACGAAACCCAGTTGGAAATTATTGAAAAACTATATAGTTTCACTAAGCAAGGTATTAGGAAAAGTTCTAACTCAAAAATAGCGATCGCACTGGAAATGTTCCAGCGTCCCTATCAATCAGTCATAAATCAATATTTAGCTGGAAAAATAACCGCAGAACAACTGGTAGAGCAAAGTGAATATCAGCAGCGTTGGGGTTTCCCTTGGGAATATTATGCTCCAATTCTAGAATTTGCCAAAAAACATCAAATACCAGTTTTAGCTTTAAATACACCTTCAGAAGTAACTCGTAAAGTTTCCCGCCAAGGATTAGATAGTTTAAATCAAGAAGATGGGAAATATATTCCGCCTATTTCCGAAATCCGCACTGATAATCAAGAATATCGGCAGTTGTTTGAAAAACTAGCCGGAGGACATCATCAACATTTGTCAGGTAATAGTCAAAAATTAGATAATTTTTTTACTGCCCAAGTTTTATGGGATGAAACTATGGCAGATGCGATCGCTAATTTTGTCAAAGTTAATCCAGATCATCAAGTAATTGTACTTGCAGGTAGTGGTCATATTATTTATGGATATGGTATTCCTAGCCGTGTGGCGCGACGGTTAAAAAATGGGGATACTAATAAGCCGCAGTTAATTCAGCGATCGCTATTGCTACATCCCCCAGAAGATTATGAATTGGAAATTAATCATCAACCACTTGCTGATTTTATTTGGAAATAA
- a CDS encoding thioesterase family protein: protein MSTIPQTPSELPPVSAIEKRHLKVTTENWFEYPIRVHPHHSDYAGVVWHGTYVIWMEEARVECLRSIGIDYAELVALGCEMPVVELSIRYHRPLQMGMSAVVKTQMTEMEGVRMNWDYQIQSVDGQDLYITARVTLVAVDREKGKIMRQLPSTVKDALVKLTV from the coding sequence GTGTCAACAATACCACAAACGCCTTCTGAACTACCACCCGTTAGTGCAATTGAAAAGCGGCATTTAAAAGTCACTACCGAAAACTGGTTTGAATATCCTATACGTGTCCATCCTCATCATAGTGATTATGCGGGGGTGGTATGGCATGGTACTTACGTTATCTGGATGGAAGAGGCGCGAGTAGAATGTTTGCGTTCAATTGGCATTGATTATGCTGAATTAGTAGCTTTAGGGTGTGAAATGCCTGTGGTAGAACTTTCTATACGCTACCACCGACCCCTGCAAATGGGAATGTCCGCAGTGGTTAAGACGCAGATGACAGAAATGGAGGGTGTGCGGATGAATTGGGATTATCAAATTCAATCTGTAGATGGTCAAGATTTGTATATAACTGCGCGGGTAACGTTAGTAGCAGTTGACCGAGAAAAAGGCAAAATTATGCGTCAACTGCCATCAACGGTTAAAGATGCGTTAGTAAAGTTAACAGTTTAG
- a CDS encoding peptidoglycan-binding protein: MAFNIGVLKLPVIKKGSQGTAVIAWQRFLKENEFPIGTVDGDFGNATYAATRSYQQKNQLSADGVVGNNTYVKALSQGFIFKVPNFSANLLLAYLRFGSAEVKDLQRSLNAIAELTPPLVTDGDFGYRSNQGLAEAYKKRDVRLRTELADSISSSTKNKLKNDFEQALDIFNTYAKRLRFRLSGQHWYNYFPTSRAISALASPFRERVQAFQKALIDGGAQTIISATYRPPQRAYLMHYAARIDRGEISPNNVPAMAGVDIDWVHYTASGARQAASQMVDIYGIGGNPVALKSLHTQRLAIDWNITWEDTLRIKNSNGNIVEINEPRNGSENKLLFDVGASYGVYKLLDRDPPHWSYNGH, from the coding sequence ATGGCTTTCAATATTGGTGTTCTCAAACTGCCAGTAATTAAAAAAGGATCTCAAGGAACTGCTGTTATTGCTTGGCAAAGATTTTTGAAAGAAAATGAATTCCCAATTGGAACAGTAGATGGAGACTTTGGCAACGCCACCTATGCAGCTACTCGGAGTTATCAACAAAAAAATCAATTGTCTGCTGATGGTGTCGTGGGCAACAATACTTATGTTAAAGCTCTTAGTCAAGGATTTATTTTTAAAGTTCCCAATTTCTCTGCTAACCTGCTGTTAGCTTATTTGCGGTTTGGTTCAGCCGAGGTGAAAGATTTACAAAGAAGCTTAAATGCGATCGCAGAACTAACTCCACCTTTAGTTACAGATGGTGACTTTGGTTATAGAAGTAATCAAGGGTTAGCTGAAGCTTATAAAAAAAGAGATGTCCGTTTGCGTACTGAATTAGCCGATAGTATTTCTAGTAGCACTAAAAATAAACTAAAAAATGACTTTGAGCAAGCATTAGATATTTTTAACACCTATGCTAAAAGACTAAGATTTCGCCTGAGTGGGCAACATTGGTACAATTACTTTCCCACTAGCCGTGCTATATCTGCCTTAGCTTCACCATTTCGTGAACGGGTTCAAGCATTTCAAAAAGCCTTGATTGATGGTGGCGCACAAACAATTATCTCAGCTACCTATCGACCTCCACAACGGGCTTATTTAATGCACTACGCAGCCAGAATAGATCGAGGTGAAATTAGTCCTAATAATGTGCCAGCGATGGCTGGAGTTGACATTGACTGGGTACACTATACAGCTTCAGGAGCGCGTCAAGCCGCCTCACAGATGGTAGATATTTATGGTATTGGTGGTAATCCAGTAGCGTTAAAATCTCTCCATACTCAAAGATTAGCAATTGACTGGAATATTACCTGGGAAGATACGCTAAGAATTAAAAATAGTAATGGAAATATAGTTGAAATTAACGAGCCTCGTAATGGCTCTGAAAATAAGTTACTTTTTGACGTAGGTGCATCTTACGGTGTTTATAAGTTGCTAGATCGTGACCCTCCTCACTGGTCTTATAACGGTCACTAA
- the dxr gene encoding 1-deoxy-D-xylulose-5-phosphate reductoisomerase: MKAITLLGSTGSIGTQTLDIVSQNPDQFRIVGLAAGSNVTMLAQQIRQFQPEIVAICDEEKLPELKEAIADLNPQPIIVAGEAGVIEVARYGDAQTVVTGIVGCAGLLPTIAAIKAGKDIALANKETLIAGAPVVLPLVEEYGVKLLPADSEHSAIFQCLQGVPAGGLRRILLTASGGAFRDLPVEKLAQVKVADALKHPNWSMGRKITVDSATLMNKGLEVIEAHFLFGVDYDSIEIVIHPQSIIHSLIELQDTSVLAQLGWADMRLPILYAMSWPERIYTNWERLDLVKAGNLTFRAPDHQKYPCMQLAYAAGRAGGLMPAILNAANEQAVALFLEEKIGYLDIARCIETACDRTSAQNRPDPSLDDIIAADQWARQEVLAISQRLEIVSV, from the coding sequence GTGAAAGCGATTACTCTTCTTGGCTCAACTGGCTCGATAGGCACTCAGACTTTAGATATAGTTTCTCAAAACCCCGATCAATTCCGCATTGTGGGATTAGCGGCAGGAAGCAATGTGACAATGCTGGCGCAGCAAATTCGACAGTTTCAACCCGAAATTGTCGCTATTTGTGATGAAGAGAAGTTACCAGAACTAAAAGAGGCGATCGCAGACCTTAACCCACAACCGATTATAGTGGCAGGGGAGGCGGGTGTAATTGAAGTAGCTAGATACGGTGATGCCCAAACAGTAGTTACTGGAATTGTCGGCTGTGCGGGTTTGTTACCCACAATTGCTGCCATTAAAGCTGGAAAAGATATTGCTTTAGCAAATAAGGAAACTTTGATTGCTGGTGCGCCTGTAGTTTTACCGTTGGTAGAAGAGTATGGTGTAAAACTGCTACCCGCAGATTCAGAACACTCAGCGATTTTTCAGTGTCTCCAGGGAGTACCTGCGGGTGGTTTGCGCCGCATTTTGCTTACTGCTTCGGGGGGCGCGTTCCGAGATTTACCTGTAGAGAAATTAGCACAGGTAAAAGTTGCTGACGCTTTAAAGCATCCAAATTGGTCGATGGGTCGTAAGATTACTGTAGACTCTGCGACTTTAATGAATAAAGGTTTGGAAGTAATTGAAGCGCATTTCTTATTTGGGGTGGATTACGACAGTATAGAAATTGTTATTCATCCCCAAAGTATTATTCACTCTTTGATTGAATTACAAGATACTTCAGTTTTAGCGCAATTAGGTTGGGCGGATATGCGCTTGCCGATACTTTATGCGATGTCTTGGCCGGAGAGAATTTATACTAATTGGGAAAGGCTTGATTTAGTCAAAGCTGGTAATTTAACTTTCCGTGCGCCGGATCATCAGAAGTATCCTTGTATGCAGTTAGCTTATGCTGCGGGTAGGGCAGGGGGTTTAATGCCTGCGATATTAAATGCCGCAAATGAGCAAGCTGTGGCACTCTTTTTAGAAGAGAAGATTGGTTATTTAGATATTGCCCGTTGTATAGAAACAGCGTGCGATCGCACATCTGCCCAAAACCGCCCTGACCCTAGCCTAGACGACATTATAGCCGCAGATCAATGGGCAAGACAAGAAGTTTTAGCAATTAGTCAACGGCTAGAAATCGTCAGTGTCTAA